TGAATTTCCTGCAATTTCACGTCTCTTCAGCTAAAGAGGAGCATCTGAGCGAGAGCCTGTAACGGGGGGGATGTTCTGGTGTTTCGCCCCCAGGCATGCCTCGAGTCGGgatgctgcttctcctccagctgcttgcTGGCACCGGGGGCTTCTTGTTACAGGGGCGAATGCTGTCACAAGTGCCAGGTGAGTTACAGCAGGACCTGCTGCTACCTGAAAAGTCGGGTAACTAATGCCTTAGCTGCTTGTCAGAGCCGTTCGTTCGGCGCTATCATgtttatttcctgtatttctccGTATATTTGGTCTGAAAACATGCATGAACAGGACTGGAATCTGCTCGTGCTTCCACAGAGAACAAATAGTTCTGAAGCAGTGAAATTATGTCAGAGGAAAACCgtcagcaggagcagcaaagcGAGGGTGCAGGGACAGCCACAAGCATTGGCAGTCCTGGACCAGACATCCCACAGCCACAAGCGTGGCCAAAAAGAAAGCTTTAGGGGAAGATCTAGCAACAGGGTACCTCTAGAGGCATTTCCGACCCATTCAGCCTGAAATGAGTGGATAAAACCACATTTATCTGCTGGGATACCAGCAATCACCCCTTGCACTCTCCCAGCAGGACAGCAAGGACCTGAGCCCCTCACGCCCTCCTCCACTCCTTGCTCTGTCTGACAtcttgcaaatttatttttcatcttacaCTTTTGGGGCATTCCCTAAGATTTTGCCATGTGAATTTGaataactttggaaaaaaaaactccatttttggaaaaaaaaaaaaaaaaaactcttccaaaatatttttttttgtgcctttttttttttttttttttaacagtttcagCCCGCAGGAAAAATCTGCAGAGAATACAGGAGCACGTGTGACCTGCCGGAGTACTGCAACGGCTCCTCGGCCACCTGCCCCGTGGATGTGTTCAAGCAGGACGGGACGCCCTGCGGGGACAGCGACCGCTGCTACGAGGGGCAGTGCCACAGCCACGAGGCACAGTGCAAGGCTTTGTTTGGCAAAGGCAAGCCACCTCACCTGGGGGTTAGCACATTGGCCGAGCCGTTATaacccctgcctcctcccttctctctttcctctgctttgaaAAAGACCGATTTTTTGTCCACAGTCCCTGAAAATTCATTGTTTGCTCTTTGTGAGGCAGGCAGGCTTAGGTATCTGGAGGGGTTAGCTAAGAATATAAGAACTTGcatagaaaaatcacagaatcacacagaatcatctaggagggaagaaacctccaagacCACCCAGCCCAACGTCTGACATAATGCcaagccctccactaaaccacatccctgaGCCCTAATCTGAACGTCTtgtaaagacctccagggatggggacttcCGTGGGCAgcccatcccagtgcctgacaCCCTTTggggaaagaagttcttcctaacacccaacctaaacctcccctggtgggGGAAATATTACAGAATACTTCTGAGATACTCCATGATTTTATATCATAAGTGCATAGATGAAACTGTATGTGTACGAATATAGTATAATACGTTTTTTTCAATAGTTAGggtaacaaaaaaaagaagttttctcAGGCAGTAGTGGTTGCAGTGCCGTTTAGGACCACTCCGTGCTCTGCGTGCCATGGGAATGGATATCATTTGCCCGTAGAGAGACCCAGAAGTAAAGGTGTGCTGCCAACAGCCAGTGAGACCACCCTTATGCTGATGAAAGCAACATCACCCATAAATTGTGCATCcaaattccccccccccccccacccccccagttCAAACTTGAAGCGATTTTTGAGTACCTGCCCACATCCTCTCCGAGATATTTCAGTTCTGTAGGAAGTGCCCAGCTTCCCCGGCTGGGTATGTTCTGCTCTTCCCCATCTGCAACAGCAGCGACCATCAGGATTTGAGCTGTAGGTCTCGTTATGAACGTATGCAAGTCCCCTGTAAATACAGCCAGGTTCCTCTGTGTCCTGCCACGTCTCTGGGAAGTTTGGAGTCTCTGGGAAGCCGTAACCCTTGCACAGGAAGGTGGTAGCGCTTCTCATGAAGGGCATTGCAAGAAAAGGCAAGGATATTGATAAGGCAGATGACGTCTGTCATCATCTTGACGTGGGACACTGAGGGAACTGTCATGTGAAGGGCTGATATGGCCAACAGAGCGATCTCGGCCATCTCTGCAGGACCACTGGGGAGTTCAGCACTTGGTTTTACGCTGAGAGCATTCTGGATGCTTCAGAATTTGTAAGAAGCTCGGTAAGAGCCCTCCATCGACCACAGGCTCTCCATCTTTCCCCTTAGTGCTCTGTCACTCGTATGCAACACTGGTAAATACGAAGATGTTCTGAAAACCCTGGGAGTTCCCCGGGTTAGAAATGTCTCtgccttgctgtgctgtgagCTGTGTCAGCTGGGATCGGTGCTGCTGACACTGAACACCATGGTGGTGATTTCAGGACAAATATAAGACCTGTGTTACACAGCAAGTTagaattaaagggaaaaaaaaaataggcttgGGAAAGATTTGCAGTCTGTATTCCCAGCTTCTGCTCCAGGTTGTTCTGGATAAATGGCCACGGTCCGTTCTCTGACCGTTGGTCGATCTCTTGGTGGCAGATCTGTTCATGTAGCCACTTCATTCTCACATTGAGCATTCTGGTTcaaaaaagaactggaaaaaaaataaataaaaaactccATAAAACGTGGCAGGCCCTTTCAGAACCATCACacggagcagcaggaggggttAGGGGGTGCAGGTACGCACCTCGCCACGAACACctcattttttctctatttttgcaGCCGCCCATCGTGCCCCGCTGAGCTGCTTCAGGGAAGTGAACGTCCGAGGCGACCGCTGCGGGAACTGCGGCTGGAACGGGACCTACTACACCAAGTGCAAGGAAGAGTGAGTGCCACCAGCACCTGGCTGCTCAGCAGGAGCGGGACATCGCCCCGTGCAAGGGGCGTGCAGCCCCAGCACTCTTTCCAAGAGATCTTCAACCTGATGTTGCTGGTGTTGGGTTTAGGGACAATGCGTTCCCAGCTTTTCATCTCTAAGGGGTCATCCCAGCAGCAGGTCAAGGCTGGGTTTTCCTGTTCCATTTTATAACTGGTTCTCTaaccccttttttccctttagcatTAATTCTTGTCATGTTGCTGCCATGTGCAGCGGCCATCCGTCAGCACGTCTCCAAAGCCAGGACGCTGGCACAGAAAGTGCAGTCCTTCAGCCTGTGAACTCTCCAAGCCGTCCTCCTCGGTCCTGTCCCGAGAGTAGGGTTTGAATGTGGGTATGGATAATGGTCCAAAAGGATGGAGGTTTGGTCACCTTGGAGATCTGCTGTGTATGTGCACATTAAGTCACTCAAAAATGCGCAGGCACTAGCACCTAACCTTTCCTCGTGTTTGCACTTGGCAGTTCACCAAGGACTGGGACATTGCTGTCATTGGAGCAGACACTAAGATGCAAATTCagtatttgagaaaatattgagaaaagaaaatatcagctaatttctcttttttcccacTGAATCACTGCACAGGCAGAACCTGAGCTTCACCGTTGCCATCTCCGAGCACAGAGATGAGCTTCTGAAGAACTCTGCCTAATTCTTCCTGGCATAAATATCAGTATTTCTCATacagcatttaaagaaaatggcaaaacGTGACATTTGAGGgtcaaaaagacaaaaagatgtgtctctgctgcttctggagaTACACCCAAGGGCTGTGCCTATGTGTCCCATGGCACCGATGCCACCTGGCAGTGTAGGGTCTGTGTCCATGCTAGTCAAACACCTCCAGGAAGGGCTGGTTGGGTGGGAACTGCCTGCAGGGATCGTCCCTGGCCAGCCGTAACCTCTGACCATGCTCAAGTTGCTCCAAGGATGCGAGCTGGAAGAGGCCAAATCCATAGCAGGGTGCTCAAGCAGTCGGCAGCATGGGTCGGCACACCCTCAGATGCCTCTACAAACCTTGCagcagtctgtctgtctgtccgtctgtcTCAGGAACATCCTCTGCGGAAGGGTGCAGTGTGCTAACATTAAAAAAGTGCCCGTCCGGCAAGACGGCGAGACCGTGGTTCAGACCACCGTGAACAACGAGCTCTGCTGGGGGCTGGATTTCCACCTGCCCCTGGACACGCCTGACGATGGATCGGTGAAAGACGGCACGTCGTGCGGAAGGAACAAGGTACCCTTGGAGGGCCGGGGGGACGCAGGGATAGAATAGGGTGGAGGTTAAACGGAAGGATTTTGTTCCTGAATAAAATGTTCATGATCTCCAAGACAGTGCCAAAGCCTCCTTTAGAGGCGGAAAAATCTCAGCACATCActttggcttttgttgttggcttttttcttcttcctctcagGCATAAAAGATTCTCCTCTTCTTTTGAAGCTACTAACCAAAGTCAAAGTTCTTCTGTTGCACATACAAAAGAATTCCAAATGTTCTTCCAAGAGCGGGGCTCACTCCTTCCCTTTGACCCACACAGAAAGCTGAAGTCCTGTCAAGCTGTGACAGACTAAAGGATCGGTTTCTTGCTATCATATGGCAGCAAAAATACCTCTAAGAAAAGCGCAGGTGCTGAGTTCCACCAAAAGAGAAGGAGCTCATCAGTGCTGGCTTCACCAGAGTTCCCCTTTCAGGAGAAATGGGTCTCGTACCACCCACCAAATGCAAACAGTCTTCCCAAAACTAATTTCCAAGGCAAAAAGCCAAAAGTGTAACTCCTCCAGTCTCCTCCTGCCCAGAGGAGATACTTGTGTGCCTCCTGGAGATACGGGGATGCTCCAGGTTACTCACCGAGCAAACCAAACGCCTCCTGCAGTTCCAAGGCCTTGTTCATGTCATATGGAATGGACAGGACGAGACAGGAGTTCCCAAGCCACCaactgctgggtgctgcagagcacGCTGAGAAAAtagggttgtgtgtgtgtgcaaagaTTGGGACGGTTGCTTGGGGTCAGTCCTAAagcccctccagccccaaatccccctCCAGCCTTGGGCAGGTACAGAAGGATGGGTACGAACAGAGCAGGCGCATGGGGTACTTCCTACTACGACTGGCACAACTCTCAGGTTTCTTCAGCTCTGAATAACCGTGCGTTTTGTAGCCCTCAGTGGGTTTGTTCCACCTCCTTTTCGGTTTGTCCTGTCTcctttttgctttgtcttgACCTTGGAGCCAAAGACCTTCATTCTATATTCCCCTGGCGCTCGTTTGGAGAGAGGGGATGAAAAGCCTTGGATGAAACGAAACGAGTGAGAAGACTTGCCAGGCTGTTTCTCAGTAATTTTATCCCAATTCAGCAGTCAGTGCCCTTTCCTGGCATGTGTCACCGTACCTTTTCACCGATACAAAcctgtttctttctgcagataTGTATAAACAGGACGTGTGTCAGTGCAGCCTTTCTCAACAGCGACTGCACAGAGAAGCGGTGCAATGGCAAAGGGGTAGGTAGAAAGCCTCTAAGTACCCTTTGAAGAGCAgcataaatgaaatgcaaatttgtCTCTCAAAAGCAACGGTCCATAACGGtttccagctcagcagcacaaaaaaaatattctggttttCACCCATGGTGTCCTCCCAGACTGTGCTCTGACAATCCACGGCTCTTCATAGCAGCGTTCATCGGTTACTGCTACCGTTTGTCTCCTTTGTTCCCTCAAATGTTGTAAAAGCCGACTGCTGCATCGTGACGCTTCATCCTTCGTTGCACCTGTTGGTGCCACTGAATTTACAttagctggggctggggagatCTTCGGAAAGATGCAGGCTCAGTTGCGTAACGCTGTTTTCCTCGCAAGTAGCACAGAAATGGCAGATTTTGTACGACACGGGCTGCACTTGGTCTTACATAAAACCTACATTTCAGGCACTAACACCGGCAGAATTATTTCTCATGTCAGTTTTTCCACGGTGTCACTTTCAGGGTGCCCGTCCCGCTTTCCAGACAGACGTTGTAGGCGAGCAGGAGATGTGTCTGGGCGTTACTGTGGGTGCTACGGGAGAGTCTGGGGAAGATTGGCAATCTGCTGGCCTTTAGCTGTAATATCAGGGAGAATCTGTAAGGAAAGTCACTCTGGCAACCCACGGCTGGAGGGATCTGCTGTCTCCTTCCGttacctccagctgcagctaGCTGGGTCCCCCCGCAGCGATGTTCTTGGTGGCAATGCAGTTGGAATAACCCTATCTTTTTTGCTGTCTCCAGAGAGAGAAGGGTTATATTTTTGAGTCACATGAAGGTGACGAATTCATTCTGGACGTGTTTGTGGCATTTCATGTTGTCATCACAGAAACAGGGACATTCACAAGAGCAGGGCAGATCTGCAGTGAATAAAGACTACAAAAGCGCTTTCCAATTCTGCAATGAGAACAGCTTgagcaatgcaaaaaaaaaaaaaaaaaaagaaaaaaagaaaagcactccCACCAAGCTGGCAAAAAGGCAAACGTAACCATCTTTCACCTTCTGCGTGCTGccatctcctccctgctgtgcctgcagcccgtCTCTGCAGGACCATCCCCACGGGGATGGGTCGGGGACTGCCCTCACGTCACCGAGGCAGCAGACACCTCATGATAGGTACAAGCCACGCAGCCCCTGACATCCCCTGACTAGTCTACCAGCCGCACACAAAGCAGGCTGAGCGTTTCCATGCCGGCAGCTGAAGGAGAGGAGCAAATTTATCCCGGGCTGTGGACCTCATCCCGCCCTTCGCTGCTGGTCCTGCCGAGACGCCGCGCTAGCGGCTGGTTCCCTGGAAATCCACGCCGCCACACGACTTCCGCACCTTCCATGccctatttatttgttttcttctaggtgtgcaacaacaagaaaaactgcCACTGCGATTTTGGGTGGGCCCCTCCAGACTGCAAGCTGGAAGGATTTGGAGGCAGCGTCGACAGCGGCCCACCTCCTTCGTACTACTGTAAGCGCGGTGGGGTGGGACCGCCCTGCACGTCGCGCTGCCTCTCTtagcattattttctcttgaacAAGCTCAGCAGCTCTCCACCTGTACTTTCAAATCATTTCGGGCTTGGTTCAGTGGcatctctttctcccttcctaCTTAGACACATCAGATTTGGGCTTGCTggtctttgtaggtcccttccaactgagctgttctgttctgttctgttctaatttattctattctaatttattctatttttttttctctcttatctcACTAATTTTTGCCCCTCCAGTTGCGCTTGCCTTGCCTGCCTCTCTCTGACTACTCTCAGGGCACCCAGAGGAACTGCAGATCGATTCCATTAAGCACAGGGGCCAACGAGCCAGC
The nucleotide sequence above comes from Oxyura jamaicensis isolate SHBP4307 breed ruddy duck chromosome 1, BPBGC_Ojam_1.0, whole genome shotgun sequence. Encoded proteins:
- the LOC118174093 gene encoding disintegrin and metalloproteinase domain-containing protein 21-like produces the protein MCQPNSVGVVSFSGQETISNVMTLAHEIGHSLGFDHDDAKQFYGQFCNCNCTHRGCIMRSSPGSCLAFSNCTMREYYDEVIRKNKPCLFNIPSLKPFLFELCGNGVLEKGEECDCGSDEFQPAGKICREYRSTCDLPEYCNGSSATCPVDVFKQDGTPCGDSDRCYEGQCHSHEAQCKALFGKAAHRAPLSCFREVNVRGDRCGNCGWNGTYYTKCKEENILCGRVQCANIKKVPVRQDGETVVQTTVNNELCWGLDFHLPLDTPDDGSVKDGTSCGRNKICINRTCVSAAFLNSDCTEKRCNGKGVCNNKKNCHCDFGWAPPDCKLEGFGGSVDSGPPPSYYWGAVKNMGKAVGMLVLIFLVLGVLVYKRTEIADYIQRWQLRRQEKRRDTTPPPSKEESLAEAEGSSSKD